The DNA sequence TTATGTCAGATAAACAGGGCGTCGACGATGCGCTGGGTCGCGACGGTTGCCACCAGAGCGCGATTTACCTGCTTCCTCGGGAGTTTTTGCACGCGGAGGAGGAAGATGCTTCCGACAGGCCGGGGCCGCGAAAAAGCCGCTCTGACTCATATGACCCGGAAGGTGACGGGGACGGCGCAGCGGTAGTCGGCATGGCGATGGCTGCGCTTTCGGGTGCGATCATGGGTTTCCTGGCGGCCGGAAATGCGACCTTCGCCATAGTCGTGGTCATGACCGCGATCGTTAGCGCCTACGCAGGCTGGCAAGTCGGGGTGCTGCGATGACGTTACGCATTCCCGGCTCCAAACCGCCGCCGCCGTTCGGAAGACGCACGCACGAGGGCGCGGATCCGGTCAAAGCGCCCGGGCGGGACGACGACCAATCATTGTCGCGGCCCGCGGCGCCTTATCGCCGTGTTCGGCTGCGCACCCTCGGCGTTGATCTAAGCCTGTTCTACGAAGCGACGTTCGACGAGCTCGCTCCGCAATTCCTCGTTCGTCACGACGAGGGCGGCCCATTCCTCTCGGTCGGCGACCCCATCGGGCTTTTGATCCAGACCGAGCGCGATGCGACAATGCGCGAAGTGCAGCTTCGACGCGCCGCTGCGCAAGAACGCGCGGATAGTGCGGAGCCTCTCCTTCTGATGGTAGGAAGAACGCCCGATAACGATCGGCGCACGTGCAGAAGCGACGTTCTCCCGCTTCGAACCGATGATGTCGCCGTTGACATGCTCGTCGGCAATTCGCTCGAGGCGGTCGAGCGCCGCCTCGTTTTGCGTACCCTGCGCAGATTCAAGGGCGACTTCCGCCGGACGGCCTTAGCGCTCGGAGTCTCGAACGAAGAATTCTGTCGCAAGCTATCCGCCATTCTCGTTCCCGCGCCCAGCGACCCGTTCGCGATCTGAGCAAGGCGCTTTCGCAAACGAAGTCCAGCGTCGCCTCCTGCAGCCGAGGTGGAGGTGTTCGGCTCGTTTACCGGGAAACGTTCGACGACCAAAAGTCAGAGGGCCGTGCCCCTTCGGGGCACGCGAAGCAGCGATGATCGCTACGATCGGACAGGACTTTTCGAAATCAGGTCGGCGCAAATGTCACGGAGCGTGTGAATGAATGATGTGGGATCTGCCTCTCGCTCGAAAGTCGCAGTACACAGTTGTCGTGAGGATTTGGCGCCCCCAGTAGTAATGATCGTCGAGGATGACGCAGAAATGCGCTGGCTCCTGCGCAATATTTTCGGCAACGCGCGCATTGAAGCAATCGAGGCCTGCGATGGTGGGGAAGCGTTCGAGCTGGCGCAGCGGCGCCGGCCGGACGCCGTGCTTCTCGATCTTCGGCTTCCGGGGGGCGATGGCGTGGAAGTGCTGCAACGGCTTCGGCGCTATGACATGGCGCTCCCAGTGATCGTGATAACAGCCTATGGAACCATCTCCAGCGCCATGGACGCGCTTCGTTCAGGCGCCTTTGATTATTTGACCAAGCCTTTCTGCAACGATCATCTGCTCGACACGGTTCTGCGAGCCATTTCGCAACGTGAACGCCGCACGCCTCTCGGCGGTTCGGATTTCCGTCGAGGTATTATGGAGATGATGGGCGAAAGCGCCGCGATCCAGAGACTCGTCGATCAGTTGGAAATCGTGGTAGGCACCGATTATTCGGTTCTACTCCTCGGCGAAACGGGAACCGGCAAGGAAGTTCTGGCTCGGACTCTGCACGCGAGCGGGCGACGCAAGGAGGCGCCGCTCGTCACTGTCGATTGCGGCGCTCTGGTGGAATCGCTGACCGATGTCGAGCTGTTCGGAGCCGAAAAGGGCGCGTACACAGGGGCGTACGAACGGCGTCGCGGCCGCTTCGAAATAGCGGGGAAAGGCGGAACCCTGTTTCTCGACGAGATCGGGAACTTTTCCCTCATCGGACAACAGGCGCTGCTGCGGGTTCTGGAAGAGCGGGCGATCTACAGGGTCGGCGGCAATGTCCCGATTCCGGTGGATGCGAGAATCATCGCCGCCACCAATGAAAATCTTTATGCACAGGTCGAGGATCGGCGCTTCCGCTCTGATCTCTATTTCCGTCTCGCCGAATATGTCGTCGAGTTGCCGCCACTGCGAAGCCGCAAGGAGGACATCGCGCTTCTAGCCCGGCGCTTCCTTGGGCAAGCAGCAAAGGAGTTGGAACGCGATCCCATCGATATCGCGCCAGATGCGATCGCTCTTTTGGAGCGCCATCATTGGCCGGGCAACGTAAGGGAGCTGCGGAACGTCGTGCGACGGGCCACGCTCACCGCCACGTCGCTTCTCAGCGCCGAGGATGTCGAAGCCAGCCTTCAGAGTAGCCGCTCCTATCGACCGACGACAATGGCGGGGGCGCGACGGACCACAGGTAAGTCGTTGCGGCGCATCGTCGCCGACCAGGTTCGTGAGACCGAGCGGCCGGCGCTTCTCGACGCGCTCGATCAGGCGGGTGGCAACAAGGCGCAAGCCGCGCGCCTTCTAGGAATGGATTACAAGACCTATCGCACAAAGCTGAAACAGCTCGGATCGGCCGCGCCCGCGCCGGACTCGAGGACGGAGCCCGGACATGCTTCGCATTGAGGCGCAGACCGAGGGGCGGGGAGCATCCGACCCTGCGGGAAGCAGCTTCTATCTATATGCCTTCGTGGACGCAGAGAGGAAGCTGGAGTCGCTTTCGTCAAATCCGAATGCGGAGGCGTGCGCCGATTTTCGTCTATTTCGAGTGGGAACGGTCGCCGCGCTGGCGGCGCCGACGCCCACCGCGGATTTCATCGGCGCCGTCGGCGAACGCAACCTCGACGACCCGGCCTGGGTGGCGGCGCGCTGCCGTCGACACGAGGCCGTGCTCGAGCTCGCGATGCGGGATGGAGCCGTGTTTCCGGCCGGCTTCGGCACGTTATTCTCTTCGGCCGAGGTCCTGCTCGATTTCGTTGGCCGTCACGAGCGACAGATTGCCGGCTTTCTACGTGAGACCGCGGACCACGAAGAGTGGGAGGTGAGCGCGTTCGCAATCCTCGACGGGCATGATCTTCTCGAAAGGACGGCGGCAAGCGAGTGGCCGGATTTTCTCTCGCTGTCGGCGGGAGCGCGTTATCTCCGCCTTTGTCGCGAGCGCACGGCGCTCATCGCCTCGGCGAAGCGACTGGCCTGCCGTGCGGCAGTCTCGCTTCTCTCCGAACTCCAGCATGAGCTCCGACCATCAAACGCCGTGCTCAGGCCGCCTCGCCCGCGATTGCGAGTTACAGGGAACGAAATAAATGGAGAACAGGTCGGCAGCCTCGTCCTTCTGATTCGTTCCGAACAGGCGGCGGCGCTCCGTACGACGCTCGCTTCGTTAAACCCGGCCTGCGTCAAGGTGGGCTCGCCGCTCCGGCTCGCCGTTTCGGGGCCTTGGCCTCCTTATAGCTTTCGGCCGACTCTCGATTGAGAAGGGTGATTGTCTTCGACCCCGAGGGAGAATCGCGGCCGTCATCGGTTGTCTATCGCTGGATACGGCGACAGTCGGATCCGAGCCGGCGTTCCGACCGGAGCATTCCATGAATTTCACGACGCCGGACTATGAGAGCTTATTTCACGCGGTGAACGCATCGATCCCATCGTCGATTTTGATTTTCGACGAGAAGCTCCGCGTGGTCATGGCCAATCAAAACTTCCTCGAGAAATCCTGCCGTGGCGTAGAGCAGACATTGGGCAGGCATCTCCACGACGTGTTGCCCGTCGCCTTTCGCGATACGCCGCTCGAGCAGCAGCTTCGGAATGTCATCAGCGATGGCGCGACGCTTCGTAGGCAACGCATGACATATCGGGCGCCTGGTGTCTCGACGCGCATCTACTCCTATAATATTTGTCCATTGCGGCTGCGTCGAGATTTCGCCGCAGCGATCCTGGTGATGGATGACGTCACCGACCTCCTCCGGCTTTCCGACCAGGTCAGAGAGATGCAGATGCATCTCGCGAGCGTCGTCGAAAGTGCGGCCGATCTGATCATTTCCACCAATCCCGAAGGCAGAATCCTGACTTGGAACGCCGCGTCCGAACAGGCCACAGGCTTTTCGTCGAACGACATGTACGGTCGCCCGCTCGCAAATCTGATCGAGGCGCCGAAGAACACCGACGTCGAGATCTGGTTTCACGAGATCGGGCAGAGCGAACGGCGGCGCTCTGCTGAATGGCCCATGATGTGTAAGAACGGCGAGAGCATCCCGGTCTCGTGGAATCTCTCGCTGATGACCGACATCAACGGGAAAGTCACCGGCGCCGTCGTGGTCGGTCGCAACCTTCTCAAGCAACGGGAGCTCGAAGCGCAGGTGCAGCAGGCCGAGAAGCTCGCGGCGCTGGGCCGAGTCATCGGGGGCATAGCGCATGAAATCCGCAACCCGCTCGGGGTGAGCTCGGGCGCGGCGCAGCTCCTCAAGCAGCGGATCGCCTCGCCGGCCCTACTCGACGATTGCGTTGACAAAATCATCAGCGGCATCAGGCGGGCGTCGCTCATCGTCGACAGCCTTCTGCGTTTTGCCCGGCCGAGCCGTATCCGCGAGACCGAATCGGTGGACATGACGCAGGTGCTGAAGAATGCGGTGATGTTCGCGTCGGGCGAAGCTTCCGTTGGCACTTCAATCCATTGGGACGTGCGCGGCCCTGAGGAATCGCTTCACGCCCAAGGAGTCCAAAGTCTTCTCGAGCTTGTCATGATCAATCTCGTGAGCAACGCTTTCCAGGTCATGCCGAAGGGCGGAGAGCTTTCCATCCTGTTGACCGCGGAGAATGAAAACGTCCTGATCGAGATCGGGGACACGGGCGCGGGAATTTCCGAAGAGCATATCTCCCGGATATTCGATCCTTTCTTCACGACCTGGAAGGACAGCAGGCGTTTGGGGCTCGGCCTTTCCTTGTCACATTCGATCGTGATTCAACATGGCGGCAGCATCAATGTGCGGCAAGCGTCGCCGCTCGGTAGCATTTTCTCGGTTCGTCTCGCGCAGGCGCTCCCGCCAGCCGCTACAGCGCTTTCCGCTCAGACGATGTTATCCCGATGACGAACACGCCGTCGGAGCTTCCCATTCTGATCATAGACGACGACTCGGACATGTGCTGGGTGCTTCGATGCGTAATCGAAGCATGCGGGCGCAGGACGGTGGTCGCTCATAGCGGACGTGAATCGTTGGCGCTGTACGGTGAGGGCAATCGGTTCGCCCTCGCTTTCGTCGATCTGCGACTACCGGACATCGAAGGCATGC is a window from the Methylosinus sp. C49 genome containing:
- a CDS encoding sigma-54 dependent transcriptional regulator encodes the protein MIVEDDAEMRWLLRNIFGNARIEAIEACDGGEAFELAQRRRPDAVLLDLRLPGGDGVEVLQRLRRYDMALPVIVITAYGTISSAMDALRSGAFDYLTKPFCNDHLLDTVLRAISQRERRTPLGGSDFRRGIMEMMGESAAIQRLVDQLEIVVGTDYSVLLLGETGTGKEVLARTLHASGRRKEAPLVTVDCGALVESLTDVELFGAEKGAYTGAYERRRGRFEIAGKGGTLFLDEIGNFSLIGQQALLRVLEERAIYRVGGNVPIPVDARIIAATNENLYAQVEDRRFRSDLYFRLAEYVVELPPLRSRKEDIALLARRFLGQAAKELERDPIDIAPDAIALLERHHWPGNVRELRNVVRRATLTATSLLSAEDVEASLQSSRSYRPTTMAGARRTTGKSLRRIVADQVRETERPALLDALDQAGGNKAQAARLLGMDYKTYRTKLKQLGSAAPAPDSRTEPGHASH
- a CDS encoding PAS domain-containing protein, with the protein product MNFTTPDYESLFHAVNASIPSSILIFDEKLRVVMANQNFLEKSCRGVEQTLGRHLHDVLPVAFRDTPLEQQLRNVISDGATLRRQRMTYRAPGVSTRIYSYNICPLRLRRDFAAAILVMDDVTDLLRLSDQVREMQMHLASVVESAADLIISTNPEGRILTWNAASEQATGFSSNDMYGRPLANLIEAPKNTDVEIWFHEIGQSERRRSAEWPMMCKNGESIPVSWNLSLMTDINGKVTGAVVVGRNLLKQRELEAQVQQAEKLAALGRVIGGIAHEIRNPLGVSSGAAQLLKQRIASPALLDDCVDKIISGIRRASLIVDSLLRFARPSRIRETESVDMTQVLKNAVMFASGEASVGTSIHWDVRGPEESLHAQGVQSLLELVMINLVSNAFQVMPKGGELSILLTAENENVLIEIGDTGAGISEEHISRIFDPFFTTWKDSRRLGLGLSLSHSIVIQHGGSINVRQASPLGSIFSVRLAQALPPAATALSAQTMLSR
- a CDS encoding GvpL/GvpF family gas vesicle protein, coding for MLRIEAQTEGRGASDPAGSSFYLYAFVDAERKLESLSSNPNAEACADFRLFRVGTVAALAAPTPTADFIGAVGERNLDDPAWVAARCRRHEAVLELAMRDGAVFPAGFGTLFSSAEVLLDFVGRHERQIAGFLRETADHEEWEVSAFAILDGHDLLERTAASEWPDFLSLSAGARYLRLCRERTALIASAKRLACRAAVSLLSELQHELRPSNAVLRPPRPRLRVTGNEINGEQVGSLVLLIRSEQAAALRTTLASLNPACVKVGSPLRLAVSGPWPPYSFRPTLD